The following coding sequences lie in one Polluticoccus soli genomic window:
- a CDS encoding aryl-sulfate sulfotransferase: protein MRIILLIFLLLLHSLGVYAQVTPGENDTVNYKLVGFSVPADTKADRYLFEFAKGSFTEERAFAKNIAIKKNSSANKTIQLLPAFGETYTWRVSYFKKGLLLKHTELYHFRTGYIPFIDTTKCRVSVIKNTMPDKHLLIFYDNTRTLRDMKGDPVWYIPNIPGITDSSTTVRDLKLTPQGTITFLTASNGYEINYNGKILWSCPNDGQVSRDTSEFYHHEFTRLANGHYMIAGNEYVEREIPNLTDTARYKISPQITQKDGKYFQRAEFGTLIEYDAAKHAVWSWRSSEHLSENDFSRKNPARRTNYSSHMNSFYFDTNRDFIYVSFRNINSILKISYPQGDVIANYGSSSAAGEKKQGNGFFYGQHNVTKDSDGNLLLYNNNIAPNMRGYSNSSIELLKEPADLDNADTLKKIWEFSCQIDTLALPYSTSGGSVNELADGHFLTSMGSVNRVFIVNKRKEIIWDALCQFRDLTTEKREWNPQPGYRVSAIDSDEKLTNLIFK from the coding sequence ATGAGGATCATTCTACTGATTTTTTTGCTGCTACTTCATTCATTGGGTGTTTATGCCCAGGTTACTCCCGGGGAAAATGATACAGTTAATTATAAGCTTGTTGGTTTTTCAGTGCCGGCAGACACCAAAGCCGACCGTTATCTATTTGAATTTGCAAAAGGTTCTTTTACAGAAGAACGTGCCTTTGCGAAAAACATTGCTATTAAGAAAAACAGCAGTGCTAATAAGACAATACAACTATTGCCTGCTTTCGGAGAAACTTATACCTGGAGAGTAAGTTATTTCAAAAAAGGTCTTCTTCTGAAGCATACTGAGCTTTATCATTTTCGCACGGGTTATATCCCATTCATCGATACAACAAAATGCCGGGTCTCCGTTATCAAAAACACGATGCCTGATAAGCACCTGCTAATTTTCTATGACAATACCCGCACCCTGCGCGATATGAAGGGAGACCCCGTCTGGTACATTCCAAATATTCCAGGCATCACAGACAGTTCAACAACTGTGCGGGACCTAAAATTGACACCGCAGGGCACAATTACCTTTCTCACAGCCTCCAATGGCTACGAAATAAACTATAACGGAAAAATTTTATGGTCTTGTCCAAACGATGGCCAGGTAAGCCGGGACACATCTGAGTTTTATCACCATGAGTTTACGAGGTTAGCTAACGGTCATTATATGATCGCAGGCAATGAATATGTTGAGCGTGAAATACCGAACCTAACAGATACCGCCCGATATAAGATTAGCCCCCAGATAACACAAAAAGACGGGAAATATTTTCAAAGAGCAGAATTCGGTACGCTCATTGAGTACGACGCTGCAAAACATGCTGTATGGAGCTGGCGCTCCTCCGAACATTTATCAGAAAATGATTTTTCCCGGAAAAATCCAGCCAGGAGGACCAACTACAGCAGTCACATGAATAGTTTTTATTTTGACACTAACCGCGACTTTATCTATGTCAGTTTCAGGAATATCAACAGCATATTAAAGATCTCCTATCCGCAGGGAGATGTAATTGCAAATTATGGTTCATCGTCTGCGGCCGGGGAGAAAAAACAGGGTAATGGATTTTTCTATGGCCAACATAATGTGACTAAAGACAGTGACGGAAATCTCCTGTTGTATAACAACAACATTGCACCTAACATGCGAGGCTATTCCAATTCATCTATTGAATTACTTAAGGAACCTGCAGACCTTGACAATGCCGATACGTTGAAGAAAATATGGGAATTTTCCTGCCAGATTGATACGCTTGCACTTCCCTATAGTACTTCTGGTGGCAGTGTTAATGAACTGGCAGACGGGCATTTTTTGACCAGTATGGGAAGTGTCAACCGGGTGTTTATTGTAAATAAGAGAAAAGAAATTATCTGGGATGCCCTTTGCCAGTTTAGGGATCTAACAACCGAAAAACGTGAATGGAATCCTCAACCTGGCTACCGGGTAAGTGCAATTGACTCTGACGAGAAACTTACCAACCTGATATTTAAATAA